One Thermus sp. CCB_US3_UF1 DNA window includes the following coding sequences:
- a CDS encoding glycosyltransferase family 2 protein, with the protein MISVLIPTKGRPHLLKEALASLGRQTFPWFEAVVVDDGEGEGAEATLALADPRFRALRNPGEGQVEARLAALAQARGEVVLFLDDDDFLLDPAYLYRVWRVLSREAALVYGEGVLLLGLEEVPFLPGEVGAWLLWDNRLLVSGTALPKKALLDLGGLDPAMGDYWDWDLWLRAYRAGLPFRYLKGRGIGVRVHGGNQSYGARRAERLFFLERLRAKHGLGPLTLKDHLTVALEGQGGPLDRNYTLPW; encoded by the coding sequence ATGATTAGCGTCCTCATCCCCACCAAGGGGAGGCCCCACCTCCTCAAGGAGGCCCTGGCCTCTTTGGGGCGGCAGACCTTTCCCTGGTTTGAGGCCGTGGTGGTGGACGACGGGGAGGGGGAAGGGGCGGAGGCCACCCTAGCCCTGGCCGACCCCCGCTTCCGGGCCCTGCGGAACCCGGGAGAGGGCCAGGTGGAGGCCCGCCTGGCCGCCCTGGCCCAGGCCCGGGGGGAGGTGGTCCTCTTCCTAGACGACGACGACTTCCTCCTGGACCCCGCTTACCTCTACCGGGTGTGGCGGGTCCTCTCCCGGGAGGCGGCCCTGGTCTACGGGGAAGGGGTGCTCCTCCTGGGCCTGGAGGAGGTACCCTTCCTCCCCGGGGAGGTGGGGGCGTGGCTGCTATGGGACAACCGCCTCCTGGTCTCGGGCACGGCCTTGCCCAAGAAGGCCCTCCTGGACCTGGGTGGCCTGGACCCGGCCATGGGGGACTACTGGGACTGGGACCTGTGGCTGCGGGCCTACCGGGCTGGGCTGCCCTTCCGCTACCTCAAGGGGCGGGGGATAGGGGTGCGGGTGCACGGGGGGAACCAGAGCTACGGGGCCAGGCGGGCGGAACGCCTCTTTTTCCTGGAGCGCCTCCGGGCCAAGCACGGCCTTGGCCCCCTGACGCTCAAGGACCACCTGACGGTGGCCCTCGAGGGCCAAGGTGGCCCACTTGACAGAAACTATACCCTGCCCTGGTAA
- a CDS encoding ABC transporter substrate-binding protein — protein MRLWVKLLAAKAALAGLLLLGSAQAQKVTIEFWHSMGGVLGEATEALVKEFNQSQDRIQVKSQYVGSYDDGINKLLAALRAGRGYPHVIQVYDIGARIMADSRAVVPLEDLARRYGFDMDRFIPQPRNYYTIDGKLFGFPFNPSNPILYLNWAAFQEVGLPYKPSWSLKDLEEAARKLTKKDAQGRTVRYGLSIPIDSWFVEQISYNSGEYFCNNENGRKARATAVTFDNEAAVAFLDMYARLVREGVAANTGRGWADSQSLFAQGQAAIAAYSTASLTGVLRQIGGRFPLRTAYYPFHQERNGVAVGGAALYILKGFPEAETEAAWRFVEYLLRPEVQGRWHLNTGYVPVAKGALELPFVRQGHVRQPNYTTAIQQFLTSKVNTASAGCLMGSFPEIRQYVQAAWEETLRGKPAREALREAKAKADQALERYNRSVAER, from the coding sequence ATGCGCCTATGGGTAAAGCTTTTGGCAGCCAAAGCAGCCCTAGCCGGCCTTCTCCTCTTGGGCTCCGCCCAGGCCCAGAAGGTGACCATTGAGTTCTGGCACTCCATGGGCGGGGTGCTGGGGGAGGCCACGGAAGCCCTGGTGAAGGAGTTCAACCAAAGCCAAGACCGCATCCAGGTGAAAAGCCAGTATGTGGGCAGCTACGACGATGGCATCAACAAGCTCCTGGCGGCCCTGCGCGCCGGGCGGGGCTACCCCCACGTGATCCAGGTCTACGACATCGGGGCCCGCATCATGGCCGACTCCCGGGCGGTGGTCCCCCTGGAGGACCTGGCCCGGCGCTACGGCTTTGACATGGACCGCTTCATCCCCCAGCCGCGCAACTACTACACCATTGACGGGAAGCTCTTCGGCTTCCCCTTCAACCCCTCTAACCCCATCCTCTACCTGAACTGGGCCGCCTTCCAGGAGGTGGGGCTGCCCTACAAGCCTTCCTGGAGCCTCAAGGACCTGGAGGAGGCCGCCCGCAAGCTCACCAAGAAGGACGCCCAAGGGCGAACCGTGCGCTACGGGCTTTCCATCCCCATTGACTCCTGGTTTGTGGAGCAGATCTCCTACAACTCCGGGGAGTACTTCTGCAACAACGAAAACGGGCGCAAGGCCCGGGCCACCGCCGTCACCTTTGACAACGAGGCCGCGGTGGCCTTCCTGGACATGTACGCCCGCCTGGTGCGGGAGGGGGTGGCGGCCAACACGGGCCGGGGCTGGGCCGACTCGCAAAGCCTCTTCGCCCAGGGGCAGGCGGCCATCGCCGCCTACTCCACCGCCAGCCTCACCGGGGTCCTGCGGCAGATCGGGGGCCGCTTCCCCTTGCGTACCGCTTACTACCCCTTCCACCAGGAGCGGAACGGGGTGGCCGTGGGTGGGGCCGCCCTTTACATCCTGAAGGGCTTCCCCGAGGCGGAAACCGAGGCCGCCTGGCGCTTCGTGGAGTACCTGCTCCGGCCTGAGGTCCAGGGGCGGTGGCACCTGAACACCGGGTACGTGCCTGTGGCCAAGGGGGCCCTGGAGCTCCCCTTCGTGCGCCAGGGCCACGTGCGCCAGCCCAACTACACCACCGCCATCCAGCAGTTCCTCACCAGCAAGGTGAACACGGCCAGCGCCGGCTGCCTCATGGGCTCCTTCCCTGAGATCCGCCAGTACGTCCAGGCCGCCTGGGAGGAAACCCTCCGGGGCAAGCCCGCCCGGGAGGCCCTGCGGGAGGCCAAGGCCAAGGCCGACCAGGCCCTGGAGCGGTATAACCGCAGCGTGGCCGAGCGCTAG
- a CDS encoding carbohydrate ABC transporter permease: MRLKARTLEGLYAFLLLFPFLFSLGVFFLYAFLRAVFFSFTEYNLFDPPRWVGLANYLRLLQEPLFLTALKHTLAYSLVVTSLQTFFALLLAVALNQPLKGITFFRTVYYLPSVISTAAASLLLLWLFQRTGLVNQGLSLLLSHLGQLGGFAGLFLAAQALQVAWERRKGAAVSFWDPALAALSLLVAFLGAWALGASGLLPPREVRVEIPWLPTQASFLGIPYPLWAIILMNTYTTIPTFMVLFLAGLKGIPKTLYEAAALDGATPWTMFTRITVPLLRPVLFLVITMGLIGTLQLFDQVLFVGGSGGAPLESTITLAYYVYGNVFPSGAAPRVGLASAAALVLAGLTLLIVLLQRRFGVGERGWS; this comes from the coding sequence ATGCGGCTCAAGGCGCGCACCCTCGAGGGCCTTTACGCCTTCCTCCTCCTCTTTCCCTTTCTCTTCAGCCTGGGGGTCTTCTTCCTGTATGCCTTCCTGCGGGCGGTCTTTTTCAGCTTCACCGAGTACAACCTCTTCGACCCCCCCCGCTGGGTAGGCCTGGCCAACTACCTCCGCCTCCTGCAAGAACCCCTCTTCCTTACCGCTCTCAAGCACACCCTGGCCTACAGCCTGGTGGTCACCTCCCTACAGACCTTCTTCGCCCTTCTCCTGGCCGTGGCCCTCAACCAACCCCTCAAGGGGATCACCTTCTTCCGCACCGTCTACTACCTGCCCTCGGTGATCTCCACCGCCGCCGCCAGCCTCCTTCTCCTCTGGCTCTTCCAACGCACGGGCCTGGTCAACCAAGGCCTCTCCCTCCTCCTCTCCCACCTTGGCCAGCTGGGAGGCTTCGCCGGGTTGTTCCTGGCCGCGCAGGCCCTTCAGGTGGCCTGGGAACGGCGAAAGGGGGCTGCCGTCTCCTTCTGGGACCCCGCCCTGGCCGCCCTTTCCCTCCTCGTGGCCTTCCTGGGTGCCTGGGCCTTGGGGGCCTCCGGCCTTCTTCCTCCCCGGGAAGTGCGGGTGGAAATCCCTTGGCTTCCCACCCAGGCCAGCTTTCTCGGCATCCCCTATCCTTTGTGGGCCATCATCCTCATGAACACCTACACCACCATCCCCACCTTCATGGTCCTCTTCCTGGCAGGGCTCAAAGGCATACCCAAGACCCTTTACGAGGCGGCTGCCCTGGACGGAGCCACCCCCTGGACCATGTTCACCCGGATCACCGTGCCCCTTTTGCGGCCGGTGCTCTTCCTGGTGATCACCATGGGCCTGATCGGCACCCTACAGCTCTTTGACCAGGTGCTCTTCGTGGGCGGCTCCGGGGGAGCCCCCCTGGAGAGCACCATTACCCTGGCCTACTACGTCTACGGGAATGTCTTCCCTTCGGGGGCCGCGCCCCGGGTAGGCCTGGCCTCGGCCGCGGCCTTGGTCCTGGCGGGCCTTACCCTGCTCATCGTCTTGTTGCAACGCCGCTTTGGGGTGGGCGAAAGGGGGTGGTCCTGA
- a CDS encoding ABC transporter substrate-binding protein yields MKARFLMAILVLLGLALAQTQVRISGWGGTDIAIVNGLLKEVVQPKLDREGIRVVYEPIEGDYTQWLFNALSAGTAPDLFYVDIFWSESLFATGRVEPLDAYFSRQEVAEFLPNLIQAFTYKGKLYGIPKDFNTLALQFNRDLFDEAGVRYPHQQDTWETFEAKLKEVQSKLKDVAGLCVVADFARFGAFAFATGWKPFDEKGRTVLDQNFRRAFEWYTGLPKRGAARFAQDLGEGWTGGCFGGEKAATALEGAWIAGFLRDKAPNMRYGTTFLPLDPVSKKRGNFVYTVSWSMNAASKNKQAAAKVLKALTSPEAQQWVLERGLAIPSRRALANNPYFQRPGKEPELNRIVFQGSTAQGGNVYPFKFQAFGGDWMRPINDALLAVMTGQKTVDQALRDAQAALDRLTGGR; encoded by the coding sequence ATGAAAGCGCGGTTTCTGATGGCTATCCTCGTGCTCTTGGGCCTGGCCCTGGCCCAGACCCAGGTGCGCATCTCGGGCTGGGGCGGCACGGACATCGCCATCGTCAACGGGCTCCTCAAGGAGGTTGTCCAACCCAAGCTGGACAGGGAAGGCATCCGGGTGGTTTACGAACCCATCGAAGGGGACTACACCCAGTGGCTGTTCAATGCCCTTTCCGCCGGCACCGCCCCTGACCTCTTCTACGTGGACATCTTCTGGTCGGAAAGCCTCTTCGCCACCGGCCGGGTGGAACCCCTGGACGCCTATTTCAGCCGGCAGGAAGTGGCGGAGTTCCTGCCCAACCTGATCCAGGCCTTCACCTACAAGGGCAAGCTTTACGGGATCCCCAAGGACTTCAACACCCTGGCCCTCCAGTTCAACCGGGACCTCTTTGACGAGGCCGGGGTACGCTACCCCCACCAACAGGACACCTGGGAAACCTTTGAGGCCAAGCTCAAGGAGGTGCAGAGCAAGCTGAAGGACGTGGCAGGCCTGTGCGTGGTGGCGGACTTCGCCCGCTTTGGCGCCTTCGCCTTCGCCACCGGCTGGAAGCCCTTCGACGAAAAGGGGCGCACGGTGCTGGACCAGAACTTCCGCCGGGCCTTCGAGTGGTACACGGGCCTGCCCAAGCGGGGGGCGGCCAGGTTCGCCCAGGACCTAGGCGAAGGCTGGACGGGGGGATGCTTCGGCGGGGAGAAGGCGGCCACGGCCCTCGAGGGGGCCTGGATCGCCGGCTTCCTCCGGGACAAGGCTCCCAACATGCGTTACGGCACCACCTTCCTCCCCCTGGACCCCGTGAGCAAGAAGCGGGGGAACTTTGTCTACACCGTATCCTGGAGCATGAACGCCGCCAGCAAGAACAAGCAGGCGGCGGCCAAGGTCCTCAAGGCCCTGACCTCCCCCGAGGCCCAGCAGTGGGTGCTGGAACGGGGTCTGGCCATCCCCAGCCGCCGGGCCCTGGCCAACAACCCCTACTTCCAGCGCCCGGGGAAGGAACCGGAACTGAACCGCATCGTCTTCCAGGGCTCCACTGCCCAAGGGGGCAACGTCTACCCCTTTAAGTTCCAAGCCTTTGGCGGCGACTGGATGCGGCCCATCAACGATGCCCTCCTGGCGGTCATGACCGGCCAGAAGACCGTGGACCAGGCCCTTAGGGATGCTCAAGCCGCCCTGGACCGCCTGACCGGAGGCAGGTAA
- a CDS encoding carbohydrate ABC transporter permease yields the protein MEAVRRRWARVAWAYGLLLAFGVFFVGPFLMGFLASLKTDPLEWPFTLRFAQVSPKNWAAAWRLGREGSGDPWLGGMRPGRAVSLEVAYFSPEVKEPHLLAQIPRRKPGAGMGAVFETPYAADHVRLEGPTLVERRPAQLGEVRGEVFRYRLRLVYPGEGPFLERVPLDLEAPRGVVLVGATLDPIRFERRGRVASWDNVVPGLAGYLFHNYVRAFRETRSLETGESLFLRWTLNSFFLSFIKVLTTLVFASMAGYALARMRFPGRQALFLFMLFTMMVPGQVTFISNYLVLRDGIFGLSRLFGVDTLLNTYTGLVLSGLVGASAVFIMKQFFESIPREVEEAALIDGATPLQTLFRIVLPMSTPALGALAILTFQGTWNEFFWPFVVLTSPREIYTLPIGLLSFRNAYGQVGDWGLILAGGFFSMIPVLILFAVFQRYFVEGVSVGAVKE from the coding sequence ATGGAGGCCGTGCGCCGCCGTTGGGCCCGGGTGGCCTGGGCGTACGGCCTGCTCCTGGCCTTTGGGGTGTTCTTCGTGGGCCCTTTCCTTATGGGGTTCCTGGCCAGCCTCAAAACCGACCCCCTGGAGTGGCCCTTCACCCTGCGCTTCGCCCAGGTCAGCCCTAAGAACTGGGCCGCCGCCTGGCGTCTGGGCCGGGAAGGCTCGGGAGACCCTTGGCTTGGGGGCATGCGCCCGGGGCGGGCGGTGAGCCTGGAGGTGGCCTACTTCAGCCCCGAAGTCAAGGAACCCCATCTCCTGGCCCAGATCCCCCGCCGCAAACCCGGTGCGGGCATGGGGGCGGTGTTTGAAACCCCTTACGCCGCCGACCACGTTCGCCTGGAAGGCCCCACCCTGGTGGAGCGGCGCCCGGCCCAGCTGGGGGAGGTGAGGGGGGAGGTCTTCCGCTACCGCCTTCGCCTGGTCTATCCCGGGGAAGGCCCCTTTCTGGAGCGGGTACCCCTGGACCTCGAGGCCCCCCGGGGAGTGGTCCTGGTGGGGGCCACCCTGGACCCCATCCGCTTTGAACGGCGGGGCCGGGTAGCCAGCTGGGACAACGTGGTCCCCGGGCTTGCGGGCTACCTCTTCCACAACTACGTGCGGGCCTTCCGGGAAACCCGGAGCTTGGAAACCGGGGAAAGCCTCTTCCTGCGCTGGACCCTGAACTCCTTCTTCCTCTCCTTTATCAAGGTCCTCACCACCCTGGTCTTCGCCTCCATGGCCGGCTATGCCCTGGCCCGGATGCGCTTTCCCGGCCGGCAGGCCCTCTTCCTCTTCATGCTCTTCACCATGATGGTGCCGGGACAGGTAACCTTCATCTCCAACTACCTCGTGCTGCGGGACGGGATCTTCGGCCTCTCCCGGCTCTTTGGGGTGGATACCCTTCTCAACACCTACACGGGCCTTGTCCTCTCGGGTCTGGTAGGGGCCAGCGCCGTCTTCATCATGAAGCAGTTCTTTGAATCCATACCCCGGGAGGTGGAGGAGGCGGCCCTTATCGACGGGGCCACCCCCTTGCAAACCCTTTTCCGCATCGTGCTCCCCATGTCCACGCCGGCCCTGGGGGCCTTGGCCATCCTGACCTTCCAAGGAACCTGGAACGAGTTCTTCTGGCCCTTTGTGGTCCTCACCAGCCCGAGGGAAATCTATACCCTTCCCATCGGGCTCCTCTCCTTCCGCAACGCCTACGGCCAGGTGGGGGACTGGGGCCTGATCCTGGCGGGCGGGTTTTTCTCCATGATCCCCGTGCTCATCCTCTTTGCCGTTTTCCAGCGGTACTTCGTGGAGGGAGTGAGCGTGGGGGCGGTGAAGGAGTGA
- a CDS encoding pyruvate kinase, translated as MEAQSLLDEVRRLRQAVEAEAPRYLRAWGLSPPFDPALHNLARYLALRRWDLRPLQRALMLHGLSSLGRLESRVAETLEALERALAALAGEGYAGPLDPGRFFQGEERLRARTQALFGPPREGRLTRIMATLPEGAWEVSLLRELGEVGMDVVRLNLGKLPEEAWEGALRRVRAAGEALGRPLPLVLDLEGPRVRILTRFPAQVRTGDLVALELSGQAPEPLPAFAPDRPGLLQLEEGAFLSLDEGRLLAQVEEATPYGFLLRVRLAPPKGFKLKPGKALNAPLTPQAPYLGEKDQRVLELAQREGALVGLSFVRRPEDLKALPQDLPGVVLKLESREGVENLPALLATSWARFPTAAMIARGDLGVELGPERAAEMEEELLWLLEAAHTPAVWATHVLDRLVKKGSPSRAELADAVMGSRAEVVMLNQGPFLREGVALLDGILRRMEAHQYKKTPRLRALGSWPLP; from the coding sequence ATGGAAGCCCAATCCCTCCTGGATGAGGTGCGCCGCCTGCGCCAGGCGGTGGAGGCCGAGGCCCCCCGCTACCTGAGAGCCTGGGGCCTTTCCCCGCCCTTTGACCCGGCCCTCCACAACCTGGCCCGCTACCTGGCCTTGCGGCGGTGGGACCTGAGGCCCCTGCAGCGGGCCCTCATGCTCCATGGCCTTTCCTCCTTGGGCCGCCTGGAAAGCCGGGTGGCGGAGACCCTCGAGGCCCTGGAAAGGGCCTTGGCGGCCCTGGCGGGGGAGGGGTATGCCGGCCCCTTGGATCCCGGGCGGTTTTTCCAGGGGGAGGAAAGGCTTCGCGCCCGTACCCAAGCCCTTTTCGGCCCCCCTAGGGAGGGGCGGCTCACCCGGATCATGGCCACCCTGCCCGAGGGCGCCTGGGAGGTTTCCCTTTTGCGGGAGCTTGGGGAGGTGGGGATGGACGTGGTCCGCCTCAACCTGGGCAAGCTTCCGGAGGAGGCCTGGGAGGGGGCCCTGAGGAGGGTGCGGGCAGCCGGGGAGGCCCTGGGCCGCCCCCTGCCCCTGGTCTTGGACCTCGAGGGGCCCCGGGTGCGCATCCTCACCCGCTTTCCGGCACAGGTGCGCACCGGGGACCTGGTGGCCCTGGAGCTTTCCGGCCAGGCCCCAGAGCCCCTTCCCGCCTTTGCCCCCGACCGCCCCGGGCTTTTGCAACTGGAGGAGGGGGCCTTCCTCAGCCTGGACGAGGGCCGCCTCCTGGCCCAGGTGGAGGAGGCCACCCCCTATGGCTTCCTCCTTAGGGTGCGCCTGGCCCCGCCCAAGGGCTTCAAGCTGAAGCCGGGCAAGGCCCTCAACGCCCCCCTTACCCCCCAGGCCCCTTACCTGGGGGAGAAGGACCAAAGGGTGCTGGAGCTGGCCCAAAGGGAGGGGGCCTTGGTGGGCCTTTCCTTTGTCCGCCGCCCCGAGGACCTGAAGGCCCTGCCCCAGGACCTCCCCGGGGTGGTGCTGAAGCTGGAGAGCCGGGAAGGGGTGGAGAACCTCCCCGCCCTTCTGGCCACCTCCTGGGCCCGTTTCCCCACCGCGGCCATGATCGCCCGGGGGGACTTGGGGGTGGAACTTGGCCCCGAGCGGGCGGCGGAGATGGAGGAGGAGCTCCTTTGGCTTCTGGAGGCTGCCCATACCCCGGCGGTCTGGGCCACCCACGTCCTGGACCGCCTGGTCAAAAAGGGAAGCCCCAGCCGGGCCGAGCTGGCCGATGCCGTCATGGGCTCCCGGGCCGAGGTGGTCATGCTGAACCAAGGGCCCTTTCTCCGGGAAGGGGTGGCCCTTCTGGACGGGATCCTGCGCCGCATGGAGGCCCACCAGTACAAGAAGACCCCAAGGCTTCGCGCCCTGGGGTCCTGGCCCCTGCCTTAG
- the surE gene encoding 5'/3'-nucleotidase SurE — protein sequence MRILVTNDDGIYSPGLWALAEAASRFGEVFVAAPDTEQSATGHAITIAHPVRAYPHPAPLPGPHFPAYRVRGTPADCVALGLHLFGPLDLVLSGVNLGSNLGHEIWHSGTVAAAKQGRLFGLSAAAFSVPLNGSTPDFEVLKPWLVRTLETLLRLERPFLINVNLPQRPKGFLWTRQSVRAYEGVVVPGEDPMGRPLYWFAARPLKEAEEGTDRWAVEHGFVAATPLRLDLTDEARLQPALAHD from the coding sequence ATGCGGATCCTGGTGACCAACGACGACGGCATCTACAGCCCCGGCCTCTGGGCCCTGGCCGAGGCCGCCAGCCGCTTCGGCGAGGTCTTCGTGGCCGCCCCGGACACCGAGCAAAGCGCCACGGGCCACGCCATCACCATCGCCCACCCCGTGCGGGCCTACCCCCACCCTGCCCCCCTACCCGGACCCCACTTCCCCGCCTACCGGGTGCGCGGGACCCCTGCGGACTGCGTGGCCCTGGGCCTCCACCTCTTCGGCCCCTTGGACCTGGTCCTCTCCGGGGTGAACCTGGGGAGCAACCTGGGGCACGAGATCTGGCACTCGGGCACCGTGGCCGCGGCCAAGCAGGGACGGCTTTTCGGCCTCTCCGCCGCCGCCTTCAGCGTGCCCCTGAACGGCTCCACCCCGGACTTTGAGGTCCTCAAGCCCTGGCTGGTGCGCACCCTGGAAACCCTCCTCCGCCTGGAAAGGCCCTTCCTCATCAACGTGAACCTGCCCCAAAGGCCCAAGGGCTTCCTCTGGACCAGGCAGTCGGTGCGGGCCTACGAGGGGGTGGTGGTCCCGGGGGAGGACCCCATGGGCCGGCCCCTCTACTGGTTCGCCGCCCGGCCCCTCAAGGAGGCGGAGGAGGGCACGGACCGCTGGGCGGTGGAGCACGGCTTCGTGGCCGCCACCCCCCTGCGCCTGGACCTCACGGACGAGGCCCGGCTCCAGCCCGCCCTGGCCCATGATTAG
- a CDS encoding phosphoglucomutase, which produces MNPPLRLGTEGFRGVIAREFTVAAVHRLAEAYGRHLLFREGGRVAVGHDTRFMAGRFAEALAGHLAGMGLEVVFLGQVPTPVLSFGVVHLGAVGGAMVTASHNPPEYLGVKFKDASGGPVAAEEAKAIEGLVPETPVYREGRYARADLREAYLGALARRVDLEALARFGGNLYHDAMGGAGAGYLGGFMEWTGLGIPVRGLRQEGHPLFYGVNPEPIPKNLAPTLAALSGERPPSFGVVTDGDGDRVGVVLPGGRYFNPHQVLLVLARYLWEKGRRGRVVKNFATTWLLERLGARLGFGVTTTPIGFKWIKEEFLKGGCFLGGEESGGVGLPEHLPERDGILAALLLAESVGATGRALEEQFREVEGLAGLSHAYDRLDLPLPEGFDPLRLREPRSLAGLWPVGLEELDGVKWVYSEGWVLFRASGTEPVLRIYAEATGPELVQALLREARELLLKG; this is translated from the coding sequence ATGAACCCCCCTCTTCGCCTGGGTACGGAGGGCTTCCGGGGCGTGATTGCCCGGGAGTTCACGGTGGCTGCGGTGCACCGGCTGGCGGAGGCCTACGGGCGGCACCTGCTTTTCCGGGAAGGGGGCCGGGTGGCGGTGGGGCACGATACGCGGTTTATGGCCGGGCGGTTTGCCGAGGCCCTGGCGGGGCACCTTGCAGGCATGGGGCTGGAGGTGGTGTTTTTGGGGCAGGTGCCGACGCCGGTGCTTTCCTTCGGGGTGGTCCACCTGGGGGCGGTGGGTGGGGCCATGGTGACGGCCAGCCATAACCCACCGGAATACCTGGGGGTGAAGTTCAAGGACGCCAGCGGGGGACCTGTGGCCGCGGAGGAGGCCAAGGCCATTGAGGGCCTGGTGCCGGAGACGCCGGTGTACCGGGAGGGGAGGTACGCGAGGGCGGACCTGAGGGAGGCCTACCTGGGGGCCCTGGCGCGGCGGGTGGACCTGGAGGCCCTGGCCCGTTTTGGGGGAAACCTCTACCACGACGCCATGGGGGGGGCTGGGGCGGGGTACCTGGGGGGGTTTATGGAATGGACGGGGCTGGGGATCCCCGTGCGGGGCCTGAGGCAGGAGGGCCACCCGCTTTTTTACGGGGTGAACCCGGAGCCCATCCCCAAGAACCTGGCTCCTACCTTGGCGGCGCTTTCCGGGGAGAGGCCGCCCAGCTTCGGGGTGGTGACGGACGGGGATGGGGACCGGGTGGGAGTGGTGCTGCCCGGGGGCAGGTACTTCAACCCGCACCAGGTGCTTTTGGTTTTGGCCCGGTACCTGTGGGAAAAGGGAAGGCGGGGGCGGGTGGTGAAGAACTTTGCCACCACCTGGTTGCTGGAGCGGCTGGGGGCCCGGCTGGGCTTCGGGGTGACCACCACGCCCATTGGTTTCAAATGGATCAAGGAGGAGTTTTTGAAGGGGGGGTGTTTTCTTGGGGGGGAGGAGTCTGGTGGGGTTGGGTTGCCGGAGCACCTGCCGGAGCGGGACGGGATCCTGGCGGCACTTCTTTTGGCGGAGAGCGTGGGGGCGACGGGAAGAGCCCTGGAGGAGCAGTTTAGGGAGGTGGAGGGGTTGGCGGGGCTCTCCCACGCCTACGACCGGCTGGACCTGCCCTTACCCGAGGGGTTTGACCCCCTCAGGTTGCGGGAGCCCCGGTCCTTGGCGGGGCTATGGCCGGTGGGGCTGGAGGAGCTGGATGGGGTGAAGTGGGTGTATTCCGAGGGGTGGGTGCTCTTTCGGGCCTCGGGGACGGAGCCGGTGCTCAGGATCTACGCCGAGGCCACGGGTCCCGAGCTGGTCCAGGCCCTGTTGCGGGAGGCGCGGGAACTGCTCCTCAAAGGGTAA
- a CDS encoding binding-protein-dependent transport system inner membrane component — MNFILNEEVARWNVVAAGAILVLLPTLLAFLLAQRAFVRGIAMGGLKG; from the coding sequence GTGAACTTCATCCTCAACGAGGAGGTGGCCCGGTGGAACGTGGTGGCCGCCGGGGCCATCCTGGTCCTCTTGCCTACCCTGTTGGCCTTCCTGCTCGCCCAGCGGGCCTTCGTGCGGGGCATCGCCATGGGCGGGCTGAAGGGATAG
- a CDS encoding LacI family DNA-binding transcriptional regulator, which produces MQGKPRPTIKEIARLANVSTGTVSRVLNGRPGVSPGTRAKVLEAVRTLGFVPNAAARELVGKSTLVGLLFAPGVRRYTPYFALLLEALSEALWREGLRVTEVSTDPQGLPREEALAYILLGAHDHDPRIEGLKAQGKPFVLIGTYPGVFWVAPDDRQGGYLATRHLLELGHREVALLTGHLHHQAGRERLLGYKNALLEAGLTFRSELVLDGDFDALSAYRAVRRAWEGGLRFSALFAASDEMALGAWAALEDLGLKVPEAVSLVGYDDLPELGERLTTVHQDIPTVAQEAVTLLRAALQGSPPFGKRVPVYLVPRGTTARKGVGTRPNP; this is translated from the coding sequence ATGCAAGGCAAACCTCGGCCCACCATAAAGGAAATCGCCCGGTTAGCAAACGTTTCTACCGGCACCGTGAGCCGGGTGCTCAATGGCCGCCCGGGGGTAAGCCCGGGCACCCGGGCCAAGGTGCTCGAGGCGGTCCGAACCTTGGGCTTCGTGCCCAACGCCGCCGCGCGGGAACTGGTGGGAAAGTCCACCCTGGTAGGCCTCCTCTTCGCCCCAGGGGTCAGGCGGTACACGCCCTATTTCGCCCTCCTCCTCGAGGCCCTCTCCGAAGCCTTGTGGCGCGAGGGGCTTCGCGTGACCGAGGTATCCACCGACCCCCAGGGGTTGCCCCGGGAGGAGGCTTTGGCCTACATCCTCTTGGGGGCCCACGACCACGATCCGCGGATAGAAGGGCTGAAAGCCCAAGGAAAGCCCTTCGTCCTCATCGGTACCTACCCCGGCGTCTTCTGGGTGGCCCCAGACGACCGCCAAGGCGGTTACCTGGCCACGCGCCACCTCCTGGAGTTGGGGCACCGGGAGGTGGCCTTGCTCACCGGCCACCTCCACCACCAAGCGGGAAGGGAGCGGCTTTTGGGCTACAAGAATGCCCTTTTGGAAGCCGGCCTTACCTTCCGCTCGGAGCTGGTATTGGACGGGGATTTTGATGCCCTATCCGCCTACCGGGCCGTGCGGCGGGCCTGGGAGGGAGGCCTGCGCTTTAGTGCCCTCTTCGCCGCCTCCGACGAGATGGCCCTGGGGGCCTGGGCGGCCCTGGAGGACCTGGGCCTGAAGGTGCCCGAGGCGGTCAGCCTGGTGGGGTACGACGACCTGCCGGAGCTGGGGGAGCGGCTCACCACGGTGCACCAGGACATCCCCACCGTAGCCCAGGAAGCGGTAACCCTCCTGCGGGCCGCATTGCAGGGCAGCCCACCCTTTGGCAAACGGGTACCCGTTTACCTTGTCCCCCGAGGCACCACGGCGCGAAAGGGGGTGGGAACCCGACCCAATCCGTAG